In Rhizobium lusitanum, a genomic segment contains:
- a CDS encoding GNAT family N-acetyltransferase, protein MLTLETSRLIFRPWQDRDRVPFATINADPETRQYYYPSLLTPAETDTMIDEANEQLASEGFGFLAVERKADGALIGGAGLSRPGSEVPGNFPLEIGWILGRPYWRQGYATEASHCCLDFAWEELQAKEVIGYTSTINLPSRRAMEKIGMAHVEGADFEDTTVPPGHILRPHVLYRIGRPLR, encoded by the coding sequence ATGCTTACCCTGGAAACCTCACGGCTCATTTTCCGGCCTTGGCAAGACCGGGATCGCGTTCCATTCGCCACCATCAACGCCGATCCCGAAACACGTCAATATTATTATCCGAGCCTGCTCACGCCTGCGGAAACGGATACCATGATCGATGAGGCCAATGAACAATTGGCAAGCGAAGGGTTTGGCTTCCTTGCCGTCGAGCGTAAGGCGGACGGCGCCTTGATCGGCGGGGCTGGTCTTTCGCGTCCCGGCTCGGAGGTTCCCGGCAACTTCCCGCTTGAGATCGGCTGGATTTTAGGGCGGCCCTACTGGCGTCAGGGCTATGCAACAGAAGCTAGCCATTGCTGCCTCGACTTTGCCTGGGAGGAATTACAGGCAAAAGAGGTGATCGGCTATACCTCGACCATCAACCTTCCGTCACGCCGCGCTATGGAGAAGATCGGCATGGCGCATGTGGAAGGCGCCGATTTTGAGGATACGACAGTTCCTCCGGGTCATATCCTGCGTCCGCATGTGCTCTATCGGATCGGCCGCCCCCTTCGCTAG
- a CDS encoding LLM class flavin-dependent oxidoreductase yields MKKQILLNAFNMNSVGHINHGLWTHPRDRSDQYKTLDYWTSLAKTLERGLFDGIFLADIVGVYDVYQGSVDLTLRESIQLPVNDPLLLVSGMAAVTHHLGFGITVNLNSESPYLFARRMSTLDHLTGGRVGWNIVTGYLDSAARALGQDGQADHDSRYDRADDYLEVLYKLWEGSWDDDAVRADRQARIFADPAKVRPIHHRGPFYQVDGYHLSEPSIQRTPVLYQAGTSGRGRQFAARHAECVFITATDKNAARSTSRILRQAVVEAGRRPEDVKIFVGITVIPDRSRQAAQEKYEDYLHHASPEAGLAHFAASTGIDFSRYELDDPISYGTSNAIQSATQLAQQRGWTKRQLLKELAVGGRYPVIVGDAADIADELESWITEGEIDGFNLTRTVTPESYEDFIDIVVPALQDRGLYKTAYGEGSLRNRIFAEGDRLPARHSGAAFRGGSR; encoded by the coding sequence ATGAAGAAGCAGATCCTCCTCAACGCCTTCAACATGAACTCCGTCGGCCATATCAATCATGGCCTCTGGACCCATCCGCGCGACCGGTCGGATCAGTACAAGACACTCGACTACTGGACATCGCTTGCCAAGACGCTGGAACGTGGCCTGTTCGACGGCATATTCCTCGCCGATATCGTTGGCGTCTACGACGTCTATCAAGGTTCCGTCGACCTTACGCTGCGCGAATCCATCCAGCTTCCGGTCAACGATCCACTGCTCCTGGTGTCCGGCATGGCGGCGGTGACGCACCATCTTGGTTTCGGCATCACCGTCAACCTCAATTCGGAATCGCCCTATCTCTTCGCCCGCCGCATGTCGACACTCGACCACCTGACTGGCGGCCGCGTCGGCTGGAACATCGTCACCGGCTATCTCGACAGTGCCGCACGCGCCCTCGGCCAGGATGGACAGGCGGATCATGATAGCCGCTATGACCGCGCCGACGACTATTTGGAGGTGCTGTACAAGCTCTGGGAAGGCAGCTGGGATGACGACGCGGTGCGGGCCGATCGGCAAGCACGCATCTTCGCTGATCCCGCCAAGGTCAGGCCGATCCACCATCGCGGCCCCTTCTATCAGGTCGACGGCTACCATCTCTCCGAGCCCTCCATCCAGCGGACGCCGGTACTCTATCAGGCAGGCACGTCAGGGCGCGGTCGCCAGTTTGCGGCGAGGCACGCCGAATGCGTCTTCATCACCGCAACTGACAAGAATGCGGCAAGGAGCACGTCGCGCATTCTGAGGCAGGCGGTTGTCGAGGCGGGGCGACGACCGGAGGACGTGAAGATATTCGTCGGGATTACCGTGATCCCGGATCGCTCGCGGCAGGCGGCACAGGAGAAATACGAGGACTATCTGCACCATGCGAGCCCGGAAGCGGGACTGGCGCATTTTGCAGCCAGCACCGGTATCGATTTTTCCCGCTACGAGCTGGACGATCCGATTTCCTACGGCACGTCGAACGCCATTCAGTCGGCAACGCAACTCGCGCAGCAGCGTGGCTGGACGAAGCGGCAATTGCTGAAGGAACTGGCCGTCGGTGGGCGTTATCCTGTCATCGTCGGTGATGCTGCCGATATTGCCGATGAGCTCGAAAGCTGGATCACCGAAGGCGAGATTGACGGGTTCAATCTGACGCGAACGGTGACGCCGGAGAGCTACGAGGATTTCATCGACATCGTCGTGCCCGCCTTGCAGGATCGCGGCCTTTACAAGACCGCCTATGGCGAGGGATCGCTGCGAAACCGGATCTTCGCTGAGGGCGATCGTTTGCCGGCGCGGCATAGCGGCGCGGCCTTTCGCGGCGGCTCGCGTTGA
- a CDS encoding SfnB family sulfur acquisition oxidoreductase encodes MTEINSPKPVSPAPPPSRPADIIRDDAQALEVAARLAADFAVSASVRDSERLLPWAELDQYSTSGLWGITVPREYGGAGVSAKTVAQTIVTIGAADGSLSQIPQNHYYALEVLRVGGSAEQKAFFYERVLAGERLGNALAEIGQRDFKRRTRLVRDPGGWYVEGKKFYCTGAIYAHWIPTLVVAEEEGAPVTYLAFVPRNAPGVTIHDDWDGFGQRVTGSGTVLFERVRIEPEWVVPFQISFERPTTIGPFAQIMHAAIDLGIGFGAYQEMLRFIRDRARPWLDAKVDRATDDPLTLHQVGNVWLRLRAGQALLDRAAAEVDAAQADMTEESVARASIAVAEAKILATKAGLLAANKLFELSGTSSTLAEDNLDRYWRNVRTHTLHDPVRWKYQAVGNYYLNGKLPPRHGAI; translated from the coding sequence ATGACCGAGATCAACTCACCCAAGCCGGTTTCGCCAGCACCACCGCCCAGCCGCCCCGCCGATATCATCCGTGATGATGCGCAGGCGCTTGAGGTCGCGGCACGTCTTGCTGCCGATTTTGCTGTAAGCGCTTCAGTGCGTGACAGCGAGCGACTTCTGCCTTGGGCGGAACTCGATCAGTACAGCACCAGCGGCCTCTGGGGCATTACCGTTCCTCGCGAATATGGTGGGGCGGGCGTCTCGGCAAAGACCGTCGCGCAGACGATCGTCACCATCGGTGCAGCGGATGGGTCGCTGTCGCAGATTCCGCAGAACCACTATTACGCGCTGGAAGTGCTTCGCGTCGGCGGGAGCGCAGAGCAGAAGGCTTTCTTCTACGAGCGCGTGCTGGCTGGCGAGCGGCTGGGCAATGCGCTCGCCGAAATCGGCCAGCGTGACTTCAAGCGCCGCACTCGGCTCGTGCGCGACCCCGGCGGCTGGTATGTCGAGGGGAAGAAGTTCTATTGCACGGGCGCTATCTATGCCCATTGGATTCCGACGCTCGTCGTAGCTGAAGAGGAGGGGGCTCCCGTCACCTATCTCGCCTTCGTTCCCAGGAATGCGCCGGGTGTCACTATTCATGACGACTGGGATGGTTTCGGTCAGCGTGTGACGGGCAGCGGCACGGTGCTGTTCGAGCGGGTCAGGATAGAGCCGGAATGGGTCGTGCCGTTCCAGATCTCTTTCGAGCGGCCGACGACCATCGGGCCTTTTGCGCAGATCATGCATGCGGCCATCGATCTTGGCATCGGCTTCGGGGCCTATCAGGAAATGCTGCGCTTCATTCGTGACCGCGCCCGTCCCTGGCTGGATGCGAAGGTCGATCGTGCCACTGATGATCCGCTGACGCTGCATCAGGTCGGCAATGTCTGGCTACGGTTGCGGGCGGGGCAGGCGCTGCTTGATCGCGCTGCGGCGGAGGTCGATGCCGCGCAGGCCGATATGACGGAAGAGAGCGTCGCGCGCGCCTCGATCGCCGTGGCGGAAGCGAAAATCCTGGCGACAAAGGCCGGACTGCTCGCCGCCAACAAGCTGTTCGAATTGTCCGGCACCTCCTCGACGCTGGCGGAGGATAATCTCGATCGTTACTGGCGCAATGTGCGCACGCACACGCTGCACGATCCGGTGCGCTGGAAATATCAGGCGGTCGGCAATTACTATCTGAATGGCAAGCTGCCGCCGCGCCATGGCGCGATCTAG
- the ftsZ gene encoding cell division protein FtsZ gives MADIRTSVSEVIPKISIIGVGGGGGNAINNMIAEKLQGVEFIAANTDAQALAMSSAGRRIQLGAQVTEGLGAGSLPEIGRAAAEESIDEILDHLRGTHMCFITAGMGGGTGTGAAPIIAQAARMAGILTVGVVTKPFTFEGNRRMRTADEGIERLRESADTVIVIPNQNLFRIADATTTFANAFVTADRVLFAGVSCITDLIVKEGLINLDFADVKSVMRGMGRAMMGTGEASGEGRALRAAEAAVANPLLDDMSMKGARGVLISISGGTDMTLFEVDEAASRIRDEVLDDADIVVGAIFDRSLDGVFRVSVVATGLDGFAAPGNLSEAMRSQTAQ, from the coding sequence ATGGCCGACATCCGCACATCCGTATCCGAGGTGATACCGAAGATTTCCATTATCGGTGTTGGAGGCGGCGGTGGCAATGCGATCAACAACATGATTGCGGAGAAGCTTCAGGGCGTCGAATTTATTGCAGCGAACACGGATGCACAGGCACTCGCGATGTCGAGTGCGGGCAGGCGCATTCAGCTCGGGGCTCAGGTGACCGAAGGTCTTGGCGCGGGTTCGCTGCCGGAAATCGGACGCGCCGCCGCTGAGGAATCCATCGATGAAATCTTGGACCACCTGCGGGGCACGCATATGTGCTTCATCACCGCCGGAATGGGTGGTGGTACCGGTACGGGCGCAGCCCCAATCATCGCGCAGGCAGCACGAATGGCGGGGATTCTCACGGTGGGCGTCGTCACCAAACCCTTTACGTTCGAGGGCAATCGGCGCATGCGCACTGCCGACGAGGGTATCGAGCGTCTTCGCGAAAGCGCGGACACTGTTATCGTCATTCCAAACCAGAATCTGTTTCGCATTGCCGATGCCACGACCACCTTCGCAAATGCCTTTGTGACTGCGGACCGGGTCCTGTTTGCCGGCGTCAGCTGCATCACGGATCTGATCGTCAAGGAAGGGCTCATCAACCTCGACTTCGCCGACGTCAAATCGGTGATGCGTGGAATGGGTCGCGCCATGATGGGAACGGGCGAAGCGAGCGGAGAGGGCCGTGCGCTGAGGGCGGCAGAGGCCGCCGTTGCCAACCCGCTTCTGGACGATATGAGCATGAAGGGCGCGCGTGGCGTGCTGATCTCCATTTCCGGCGGCACGGACATGACGTTGTTCGAGGTGGATGAAGCCGCAAGCCGCATACGCGACGAAGTCCTGGATGATGCCGATATCGTTGTGGGCGCAATCTTCGACCGAAGCCTTGATGGCGTATTCCGCGTGTCGGTCGTTGCAACCGGTCTCGATGGGTTCGCAGCCCCGGGCAATCTCTCCGAAGCGATGAGAAGCCAAACCGCTCAGTAA
- a CDS encoding DJ-1/PfpI family protein, with translation MTIRFGLLTFPGVQQLDLTGPYEVFASTEGAEVHLVWKDTAPIVSATKLVLQPTTTFEGCPQLDVICVPGGGGVNALLEDEAVLSFIRAQAAQARFVTSVCTGSLVLGAAGLLKGRRATTHWNAHDFLAHFGAIPTAGRIVQDGNLITAGGVTAGIDFGLAVVAALRGQEEAEMVQLSLEYAPAPPFHSGTPEDATAEVLARVKERLAGSRLAREAILARLASI, from the coding sequence ATGACCATCCGCTTCGGCCTGCTCACCTTTCCCGGCGTTCAGCAACTCGATCTGACAGGTCCTTATGAGGTCTTCGCCTCAACGGAAGGCGCCGAGGTCCATCTGGTCTGGAAGGATACAGCGCCGATCGTTTCGGCGACGAAACTGGTACTTCAGCCGACGACGACGTTTGAGGGTTGCCCTCAGCTGGACGTCATCTGCGTTCCCGGAGGCGGCGGCGTAAATGCGCTGCTCGAAGACGAGGCTGTTTTGTCCTTTATCCGAGCACAAGCGGCGCAGGCTCGTTTCGTCACATCCGTCTGCACGGGCTCCCTGGTCCTCGGCGCGGCCGGCCTGCTCAAGGGCAGACGAGCGACGACGCATTGGAATGCGCATGATTTTCTCGCCCATTTCGGAGCTATTCCGACTGCTGGCCGCATCGTTCAGGACGGCAATCTCATCACCGCTGGCGGTGTGACGGCCGGTATCGACTTCGGGTTGGCCGTCGTTGCGGCTCTACGCGGCCAGGAGGAAGCGGAGATGGTCCAGCTATCGCTGGAATATGCGCCGGCGCCACCATTCCATTCTGGCACGCCGGAAGACGCGACAGCCGAGGTGCTTGCAAGGGTGAAGGAGCGTCTGGCCGGCTCGCGGTTGGCGCGAGAGGCCATCCTTGCCCGCTTGGCCTCGATCTAA
- a CDS encoding GlxA family transcriptional regulator yields the protein MRRIEILAFENAQLLDITGPLQVFTSANEAALAAGLPRPYDAITIATSPQTGTTSGLSLATSPLPDDDVDIDTLLVAGGQGVNKACEDAAFVDWIRRRSAKARRTASVCSGAFLLAEAGLLEGKRAVTHWHRCGEFSKRFPNVKLEPDPIFVQDGDIWTSAGVTAGIDLTLALVEADLGRKLALAVARALVVFLKRPGGQAQFSTMLTLQEGGERFDRLHGWIMDNLRADLSLPELADRANMSARSFSRHYRQATGRTPARAVEDIRVEAVRRLLEQGLSVRQASIRCGFGSEETLRRSFLKAFGTTPQAFRDHFG from the coding sequence ATGCGCCGCATCGAAATTCTCGCCTTCGAAAATGCCCAGCTGCTCGACATAACCGGGCCGCTGCAGGTGTTTACCAGTGCAAATGAGGCCGCCTTGGCGGCAGGTCTGCCAAGGCCTTACGATGCGATCACCATTGCGACGAGCCCACAGACCGGGACGACCTCGGGTCTGTCACTCGCGACGTCGCCGCTGCCTGATGACGATGTTGATATCGATACCTTGCTCGTCGCAGGCGGCCAGGGCGTCAACAAGGCATGCGAGGATGCAGCTTTTGTCGACTGGATCCGGCGGCGCTCGGCAAAGGCGCGACGGACAGCGTCGGTTTGCAGCGGTGCCTTTCTTCTCGCCGAGGCGGGACTGCTGGAAGGCAAGCGCGCGGTGACGCACTGGCATCGCTGCGGAGAGTTCTCCAAGCGCTTTCCGAATGTAAAGCTGGAGCCCGATCCGATTTTCGTTCAGGACGGAGACATATGGACCTCGGCAGGCGTAACCGCCGGTATCGATCTGACGTTGGCGCTGGTCGAGGCGGATCTCGGCCGGAAACTGGCGCTTGCCGTTGCCCGCGCACTCGTCGTCTTCCTGAAGCGACCGGGCGGCCAGGCGCAGTTCAGTACGATGCTGACGCTGCAGGAAGGAGGCGAACGCTTCGATCGCCTGCACGGGTGGATCATGGACAATCTGCGCGCGGACCTTTCGCTGCCCGAGCTTGCCGATCGGGCCAATATGAGCGCGCGCAGCTTCTCGCGGCACTATCGTCAGGCAACGGGGCGCACACCCGCCAGAGCCGTCGAAGATATTCGCGTGGAGGCGGTGCGCCGCCTTCTGGAGCAGGGACTTTCCGTCCGTCAAGCAAGCATCCGTTGCGGCTTCGGCTCAGAGGAGACCTTGCGGCGAAGCTTCCTGAAAGCCTTCGGCACCACACCGCAAGCATTCCGTGATCATTTCGGGTAG
- a CDS encoding alpha/beta hydrolase — MAALAVTVPLLLLVSPAQALDPAPPTSASNDQIDKLIATLHQTYDGMQDLRQRRAAFERLMVSTPDPTRVQIRHVDVNGVEADLIWPARLHHPIGRRAILYLHGGGFYSGSLRTHRNIAGSFAKAASADVLLIDYRLAPEHGFPAQVDDALAAYRWLLASGYRAENIVIAGESVGGTLAIEVTLRQLRLKGPLPAAVVAMSPVTDFAVTGASMTANAGSDPFMGKGELELIRKAYIGDKSPVDPDKSPLYANMTGFPPLLLQVGSRETLLDDTLRLEDKARRAGVDVTVEVWPGMIHQWQVFPFWVDDAKKSNGRVAEFAISHFADKPAP, encoded by the coding sequence ATGGCAGCGTTGGCGGTGACCGTCCCCTTGCTGCTGCTGGTTTCACCCGCCCAGGCGCTCGATCCCGCGCCGCCAACGAGTGCGTCGAACGATCAGATCGATAAACTGATCGCAACCCTGCATCAGACCTATGACGGCATGCAAGATCTCCGTCAGCGGCGCGCCGCCTTCGAGAGGTTGATGGTATCCACGCCGGATCCGACGCGCGTCCAGATCCGCCATGTCGATGTCAACGGGGTTGAGGCCGATCTGATCTGGCCGGCGCGGCTGCACCATCCGATCGGCAGACGGGCAATTCTCTATCTCCATGGCGGCGGCTTCTATAGCGGCTCGTTGAGGACGCATCGCAACATTGCCGGCTCCTTTGCGAAGGCAGCATCCGCTGACGTGTTGCTGATCGACTATCGTCTCGCACCGGAACATGGTTTTCCCGCCCAGGTCGACGACGCGCTGGCCGCATATCGCTGGCTTCTCGCCTCGGGATATCGAGCGGAGAATATCGTGATTGCCGGCGAATCCGTCGGCGGAACCCTGGCAATCGAGGTCACTCTCAGGCAACTTCGGCTTAAGGGGCCGTTGCCCGCCGCGGTAGTGGCAATGAGCCCTGTGACCGACTTTGCTGTAACTGGCGCCTCAATGACCGCGAATGCCGGGAGTGATCCTTTCATGGGCAAGGGCGAGCTGGAGTTGATACGCAAAGCCTATATCGGCGACAAATCGCCGGTCGATCCGGATAAATCCCCGCTTTATGCCAATATGACCGGCTTTCCACCGTTGCTGCTGCAGGTTGGTTCGCGTGAGACGTTGCTGGACGATACATTACGGCTGGAGGACAAGGCGCGTCGGGCAGGGGTGGATGTCACGGTCGAAGTCTGGCCAGGCATGATCCACCAATGGCAGGTCTTCCCGTTTTGGGTTGACGATGCGAAGAAGTCGAACGGAAGAGTGGCGGAGTTCGCCATTTCCCACTTTGCGGACAAGCCGGCGCCATAG